One segment of Myotis daubentonii chromosome 11, mMyoDau2.1, whole genome shotgun sequence DNA contains the following:
- the GFI1B gene encoding zinc finger protein Gfi-1b isoform X2: MPRSFLVKSKKAHTYHQPRVQDDEPFWPPVLSPAASDPVPSSHPVLGTLLPGPRLDWPDLKREPALELDQSWTSMASAPGGPAGPSQPRDRDSPASNSPPLYKPSFCWDALASAYSHSYRQAPSTMQSAFLERSVSLYGSPLVPSAEPPLDFSLRYSPGLDAYHCVKCSKVFSTPHGLEVHARRSHSGTRPFACDVCGKTFGHVVSLEQHTHIHSQERSFECQMCGKAFKRSSTLSTHLLIHSDTRPYPCQFCGKRFHQKSDMKKHTYIHTGEKPHKCQVCGKAFSQSSNLITHSRKHTGFKPFSCELCAKGFQRKVDLRRHRESQHNLK, from the exons ATGCCTCGCTCCTTCCTGGTGAAGAGCAAGAAGGCTCACACCTACCACCAGCCCCGCGTCCAGGACGATGAACCATTCTGGCCTCCTGTCCTGAGCCCGG CGGCCAGCGACCCGGTCCCGAGCAGCCACCCTGTCCTCGGCACCCTGCTCCCGGGCCCGCGCCTGGACTGGCCCGACCTCAAGCGGGAGCCGGCGCTGGAGCTGGACCAGAGCTGGACCAGCATGGCCTCGGCACCAG GGGGTCCTGCTGGGCCGTCCCAACCCCGGGACAGGGACTCGCCAGCCTCCAACTCCCCTCCGCTGTACAAGCCCAGCTTCTGCTGGGACGCCCTGGCCTCGGCCTACAGCCACAGCTACCGGCAGGCCCCCTCCACCATGCAGTCCGCCTTCCTGGAGCGCTCCGTCAGCCTGTACGGCAGCCCCCTGGTGCCCAGCGCTGAGCCGCCTTTGGACTTCAGCCTCCGCTACTCGCCGGGCCTGGACGCGTACCACTGCGTCAAGTGCAGCAAG GTCTTCTCCACCCCACACGGGCTTGAGGTGCACGCCCGTCGCTCCCACAGCGGGACCCGGCCCTTCGCCTGCGACGTCTGCGGCAAGACCTTCGGCCACGTGGTCAGCCTGGAGCAGCACACGCACATCCACTCGCAG GAGCGCAGCTTCGAGTGCCAGATGTGCGGCAAAGCCTTCAAGCGCTCGTCCACCCTGTCCACCCACCTGCTCATCCACTCGGACACGCGGCCCTACCCCTGCCAGTTCTGCGGCAAGCGCTTCCACCAGAAGTCGGACATGAAGAAGCACACCTACATCCACACGG GTGAGAAGCCACACAAGTGCCAGGTGTGCGGAAAGGCCTTCAGCCAGAGCTCCAACCTCATCACCCACAGCCGGAAGCACACAGGCTTCAAGCCCTTCAGCTGCGAGCTCTGCGCCAAGGGCTTCCAGCGCAAGGTGGACCTGCGGCGGCACCGCGAGAGCCAGCACAACCTCAAGTGA
- the GFI1B gene encoding zinc finger protein Gfi-1b isoform X1: protein MPRSFLVKSKKAHTYHQPRVQDDEPFWPPVLSPAASDPVPSSHPVLGTLLPGPRLDWPDLKREPALELDQSWTSMASAPGGPAGPSQPRDRDSPASNSPPLYKPSFCWDALASAYSHSYRQAPSTMQSAFLERSVSLYGSPLVPSAEPPLDFSLRYSPGLDAYHCVKCSKVFSTPHGLEVHARRSHSGTRPFACDVCGKTFGHVVSLEQHTHIHSQGIPAGSSPAPAPDPPGPRFPRQERSFECQMCGKAFKRSSTLSTHLLIHSDTRPYPCQFCGKRFHQKSDMKKHTYIHTGEKPHKCQVCGKAFSQSSNLITHSRKHTGFKPFSCELCAKGFQRKVDLRRHRESQHNLK, encoded by the exons ATGCCTCGCTCCTTCCTGGTGAAGAGCAAGAAGGCTCACACCTACCACCAGCCCCGCGTCCAGGACGATGAACCATTCTGGCCTCCTGTCCTGAGCCCGG CGGCCAGCGACCCGGTCCCGAGCAGCCACCCTGTCCTCGGCACCCTGCTCCCGGGCCCGCGCCTGGACTGGCCCGACCTCAAGCGGGAGCCGGCGCTGGAGCTGGACCAGAGCTGGACCAGCATGGCCTCGGCACCAG GGGGTCCTGCTGGGCCGTCCCAACCCCGGGACAGGGACTCGCCAGCCTCCAACTCCCCTCCGCTGTACAAGCCCAGCTTCTGCTGGGACGCCCTGGCCTCGGCCTACAGCCACAGCTACCGGCAGGCCCCCTCCACCATGCAGTCCGCCTTCCTGGAGCGCTCCGTCAGCCTGTACGGCAGCCCCCTGGTGCCCAGCGCTGAGCCGCCTTTGGACTTCAGCCTCCGCTACTCGCCGGGCCTGGACGCGTACCACTGCGTCAAGTGCAGCAAG GTCTTCTCCACCCCACACGGGCTTGAGGTGCACGCCCGTCGCTCCCACAGCGGGACCCGGCCCTTCGCCTGCGACGTCTGCGGCAAGACCTTCGGCCACGTGGTCAGCCTGGAGCAGCACACGCACATCCACTCGCAG GGGATCCCGGCCGGGTCCAGTCCTGCGCCGGCGCCTGACCCCCCAGGGCCTCGTTTCCCCCGGCAGGAGCGCAGCTTCGAGTGCCAGATGTGCGGCAAAGCCTTCAAGCGCTCGTCCACCCTGTCCACCCACCTGCTCATCCACTCGGACACGCGGCCCTACCCCTGCCAGTTCTGCGGCAAGCGCTTCCACCAGAAGTCGGACATGAAGAAGCACACCTACATCCACACGG GTGAGAAGCCACACAAGTGCCAGGTGTGCGGAAAGGCCTTCAGCCAGAGCTCCAACCTCATCACCCACAGCCGGAAGCACACAGGCTTCAAGCCCTTCAGCTGCGAGCTCTGCGCCAAGGGCTTCCAGCGCAAGGTGGACCTGCGGCGGCACCGCGAGAGCCAGCACAACCTCAAGTGA